The DNA segment TTCGAGTGAGGACCAGCCGGAGCCGAAATCGTCCAGCAGCACCCGAAAGCCCAGCCGATGCACGTCGTCGATGTGCCTGCGCAGCAGCGGCCCCGGCGTCACGGCAGTGGTCTCGGTGAGTTCGAGCGAGATCGACGACGGCGACACCCCGGACGACGCGATGGCGCGCTGCAGCTGGCTGACGCCGTCGGGATGCGCGAGGTGGCGTCCGGAAATGTTGACGGTCAGCCGCAGGTCCGGACGGTGGACGTGCCACTTCTTCATTTCGGCCGCGGCCTGCGCGAGCACACTGAGGTCGACGTCGATGATCAGTTCACTGGCCTCGGCGAACGGTACGAAATCCGCAGGCACCACCATCCCCCGGGTGGGGTGGTGCCAACGCGCCAACGCCTCGAAGCCGACGATCTCCTCCGTCCGCAGATCCACGATCGATTGGAACCAGGGAACGATGTGGCCGTCGGCGATGGAGTCGGCGATGTCGTTGTCGCTACCGAGCCGGATGACGCCCGATCCGACGCGGCGGTGCAGGTCTAGTTGCTCCTCCAGTACCGACGCGAACTGTTCGAGTTCCTGCATCTGCTCACCCGAGAGCGAGCGCGGCGTGCGATCGAGCAGGCAGAGTGTGCCGATCACCAGGCCCTCGCGCCCGCGCAGCGGAACCGACGCGTAGGACGCGATGCCGTTGTCGTCGAGGATGGCGCGCTGCCGGGTGGTGGCGTGGACGCGTCCGTGCGCCACCACTGCGGGTTCGCCGGAGCGCACCACGTCGTCGCAGAGGGTGTCGGCCCGTACCACCGTGGACACCGGCGGTCCGCCGACGTTGACCAGCGTGTACTGAGTGTCTTCGTCGAGCACGTTGAGCTGGCAATGGCGAATCCGACGCTGCGTGCGGCGAATTCGACCGTCGATCGCAGAGCGGGCGTCGTCGCCTCGACATCGAGGTATCGACGAGCGGAGTCGCTCTGCCGGCGAGACTGGGAGCGCGCGGTGTCCGCGACCTCACCGTCCACCGGCATCACCTCGCAACGAACAGCCGGGCCCGTTCTGGAACCGGATCCAGGTGAGCTTAACCGTGCCACATCTGCAGTTTCGACCGATAGCCCATCCGAGAGCGGTCACAACGACGGATAGCGAGTGTGCAGCAGCCGATGCCGCAGCACCGCCGCGGCGAGTCGCTTGCCTTCGTCGGTCGCGACCGAGCCGACCGGCTGCAGCCTCGACGCCTGGCCCGGGTCCGGCAACTCGAACGCCCCGAGGGCGCTCAGTTCGGCAACCAAGGTCCGAGCAAGCGGCTCGGCGTGCTCGGCAGCGGGCTCCTCGCCGGAATGAGTCCACCCCTCGGCGCGCAGCAGACGCGCCAGGTCGTCTGCTGTCGATTCCACGTCGGCGACATCGTGACCGACGATCATGCGGGCCAGAACGACCTCTGCGGCAATCGTGTCCGGGTGATATTCGGTGCCGACGATGCCTGCGGTGAGCACACGCCAGAGCCCGTCGGAGCTGAGCTGTCGAGTTCGGGCCGTCGGTACCAACCGCCCGGCGGAACGACGCAGCAGACGCACCCTCATCAGGAGGCGTCGGACGATCAGGACTTTCTCCGTGTCGAGTTCGCGGCCAACATGCGAGGGCCGTTCGGCCGCAGGAAACACGGTGTTCGCGATGCTCGCCACCAACTCGTCCGGCAGGTACCCGGCGTCGGTCAACGCGACCCCGTCCCCGATGCATCCGATGAAACTCTCGAGCCTGCGCACACAGCCGTACACCGGCTCGACGGCCTCGTGCAGCGTCTCGCGCAGCCCCAGATACAGCTCGGCCCGCGGTGCGCTGTAGTTGCTCCACAACTCGATGCGGTGGTCGAGAAGCTGTTCGAGCAGGACTGCCTCGGAGTCGTCCTTACCCCGATCGGACGTCAGCACAGCATCGGTGACGCCGCGTCGACGCATGGCCTGCGCGTTGGCACCGAGCGGTCGCCCACCGGGCTTCGACGGCTCGAACTCGCCGGCGATGGTCGCCACTTCCAGTGTCTCGCCGATCTTTTCGACGATGGCCCGCTCGACGCCGGTCGGGGCGTCCTGCCAGGTGACGAGCTCGGTATCGACGGCGCCGATGCCCGATTGTTCGGTGGCGGCGCAATAGTGCTGCAACCACTCGGCGTCGTCGGGTGTTCGCACGAGCTCCTCGGTGACGGCGCTTCGGGCGATCTCCGCGTACCCGACGCGTCCGAGCCGGTCGAGCAGGTCGCCGAGCGCACGGGCGATATCTACGGCGCGATCGGGCCCCTCGGCCGCGTGGCGCAGGTACACCCACAGGTAGGTCTGCACGGAATGTTGCGTCGGGCCCGCGGGCGGAGACACGTCGACCAGACCGTCCCACCCCAGGCGCGCGTCGGCGGCGAGCGCGGGATCGACGGAATCGAAGTACGACAGAGCTGCCCACACCGCGTCGTCCATGCCCGATCCCTTCACGGTGTTCCACTGTTCCACAGCGACTCGATGTCGGGTGACAACCGCGGGTGCGCCCGTCCGCGATCGAGCCGAGCGACTAGCCTCGAGTCCGTGCTCGAGAGCGTATCCATTCCGTCGGGGCCTGCAGCGGCGGAGATCATGCCGCGGCTGAGTCGCATGCTCGCCGGCGACGGCCCGGCCCTGCTTCCCGTGCCCGCCGACGACCCGCGTGAGACCGAGCGCCTGCACGACGCACTGACACCGGGAACCCCCATCGACGACGGCGTCGCCCTGGTCGTCGCGACCTCCGGGACGACGGGTGTCCCCAAAGGGGCCATGCTGTCCGCGTCTGCACTGGTGGCGTCGG comes from the Rhodococcus sp. SBT000017 genome and includes:
- a CDS encoding EAL domain-containing protein encodes the protein MLDEDTQYTLVNVGGPPVSTVVRADTLCDDVVRSGEPAVVAHGRVHATTRQRAILDDNGIASYASVPLRGREGLVIGTLCLLDRTPRSLSGEQMQELEQFASVLEEQLDLHRRVGSGVIRLGSDNDIADSIADGHIVPWFQSIVDLRTEEIVGFEALARWHHPTRGMVVPADFVPFAEASELIIDVDLSVLAQAAAEMKKWHVHRPDLRLTVNISGRHLAHPDGVSQLQRAIASSGVSPSSISLELTETTAVTPGPLLRRHIDDVHRLGFRVLLDDFGSGWSSLERLVTLQPDGIKIDGHLTRFVDTVAGRAMIRSLAGVAKDLDLTMIVEGIESREQADAALELGCTLAQGYLWSRPQSATAVLRAIADDASTG